The following are encoded in a window of Sphaerisporangium siamense genomic DNA:
- a CDS encoding DUF11 domain-containing protein codes for MFSLVNDLNGCYVKRSDTGWAMVAASLACLPDPAGAATPPGDTVRAGHEVVYTLTVRNDGPAPAREVVVRDPIDERLEFRSATPSSCGYRAGTLTCGLGRLDVGESVTFEWRGRVAPDTPDGYVLHNVAKVSTPTPEARLSNNTAHARITVVNRPATARSTAEAASSGATVETSAKTITVAEPGTAGGTAGPGSEPSPKSPAKPSPRTRATPAGGPDASGGLPFTGALVWPPALASLLLVAGLAVLWAVRRRREPRGG; via the coding sequence GTGTTCTCGCTGGTCAACGACCTGAACGGCTGCTACGTGAAGAGATCGGACACCGGGTGGGCGATGGTCGCGGCATCGCTGGCGTGCCTCCCGGACCCCGCCGGAGCCGCCACCCCGCCGGGCGACACCGTGCGGGCCGGGCATGAGGTGGTGTACACCCTGACCGTCCGCAACGACGGGCCCGCGCCGGCGCGCGAGGTCGTCGTGCGCGATCCGATCGACGAGCGGCTGGAGTTCCGCTCGGCCACGCCGTCCTCCTGCGGCTACCGGGCGGGGACGCTGACGTGCGGTCTCGGACGGCTGGACGTCGGCGAGTCGGTCACCTTCGAATGGAGAGGGCGGGTCGCGCCCGACACCCCTGACGGCTACGTGCTGCACAACGTGGCGAAGGTCTCCACTCCGACCCCGGAGGCCCGCCTCTCGAACAACACCGCGCACGCCCGGATCACCGTGGTCAACCGTCCCGCCACCGCACGGTCCACGGCGGAGGCGGCCTCCTCCGGAGCCACCGTGGAGACGAGCGCCAAGACGATCACGGTGGCCGAGCCCGGCACGGCGGGCGGCACCGCCGGCCCCGGCTCGGAGCCGTCCCCGAAGTCGCCCGCGAAGCCGTCCCCGCGGACGCGGGCGACGCCGGCCGGCGGCCCGGACGCCTCCGGGGGCCTGCCGTTCACCGGAGCGCTCGTCTGGCCGCCGGCGCTGGCGTCACTGCTGCTCGTCGCGGGGCTGGCCGTGCTGTGGGCCGTCCGCCGCAGGCGCGAGCCCCGAGGCGGATGA
- a CDS encoding DUF11 domain-containing protein codes for MSARGDAHLRAHRRLAIRPPRAFRLRREDPEATVIAGNQGIYTLSVSNAGPADATNVVVTDTLDPRLEIVQPLPAGCSAAGQVVTCTLASLAAGATRNWDITVRVRPDTPAGTVIPNVSGVTSDTSTPKESNNANIVVARRSDLAIGKTAGTLNAGAGGTYTLTVTNNGPSDDTGVTITDTLPAGVAFVSSTPSICAATGNVVTCQVGDLAANATTSVTLTVAVDTDVTGPVTNTANVTGDNPDPVPDNDSVTIETPITRVSDLTITKSVRAA; via the coding sequence GTGAGCGCACGGGGAGACGCGCACCTGCGCGCCCACCGCAGGCTGGCGATCAGGCCGCCGCGGGCGTTCCGGCTCAGGCGCGAGGACCCCGAAGCCACGGTGATCGCCGGCAACCAGGGCATCTACACGCTGAGCGTCTCCAACGCCGGACCCGCCGACGCCACGAACGTGGTCGTGACCGACACCCTGGACCCCCGCCTGGAGATCGTCCAACCGCTGCCCGCCGGATGCTCGGCCGCTGGCCAGGTGGTCACGTGCACCCTGGCCTCCCTCGCCGCGGGCGCCACGCGGAACTGGGACATCACGGTGAGGGTGCGGCCGGACACCCCGGCGGGCACCGTCATCCCGAACGTGTCCGGCGTCACGTCCGACACCTCGACCCCCAAGGAGAGCAACAACGCCAACATCGTCGTCGCCCGCCGGTCCGACCTGGCGATCGGCAAGACGGCCGGCACGCTCAACGCGGGCGCCGGGGGAACCTACACCCTCACCGTCACCAACAACGGGCCGTCCGACGACACGGGGGTCACCATCACCGACACCCTGCCCGCCGGCGTGGCGTTCGTCTCCAGCACGCCGTCGATCTGCGCCGCCACAGGCAACGTGGTGACCTGCCAGGTCGGCGACCTCGCCGCGAACGCCACCACGAGCGTCACGCTCACCGTGGCCGTCGACACGGACGTGACCGGGCCGGTGACCAACACCGCGAACGTCACGGGCGACAACCCCGATCCGGTCCCGGACAACGACAGCGTCACGATCGAGACGCCCATCACCAGGGTCTCGGACCTGACGATCACCAAGTCGGTGCGCGCGGCGTGA
- a CDS encoding ATP-binding protein → MIGREAELCQIRDMLDSVRTSGSALLVHGDAGIGKSTLLSAAAAAAATRDLRVLRCTGTRTESQLAFAGLHELLHPVRDRIDGLPPLQASALRAALGLDDHFSHDPFLVGLGALGLLEEVAHERPLLLVVEDLQWLDHSSVEVLRFVARRLALSPIVLLAACRSGGAEPIPELAVPRLHLTGLATDDAGRLLDRLGLPPTGPLRGHILAEAQGNPLALVELPKALHDQGLLDMSSLRPRLPLTERLQEVFATRVSATPPRTRQMLLLAAANDGSSLTELLTAAAIRGLGVEDLAPAEQEGLVLCADDTIAFRHPLVQSAVYTTATLAERMGAHRTLADVLADDVTRSVWHRAAATAGRDEQVAAALQAVAESASARGGTRTAVHAFERAARLSPSSERRARRLTLAVEAAQQAGLTSAMHGFIDEARALTDEPVLTARLLFAEAIEAMIRGTSTVDLSELVTVARRVAASDPTLAAYLVGCAVAECYQSASPPAARREVAAAIDALGHPPDHPVRVVNLSMLMPREHLHMAPAIAALVEQAPPDVLLLMGLANAAEALQMLPTAEAAWREVVAVSRRAGATGQLTIALNRVARGHVVAGRLRAAKVVLEEASRLALESDVAFQGGISAVLHAEVWAMRGDVERAAASLDRAKQLLGITVPAFIRAEIRRAEGFAALAGGRHREAFDAFAELATPGSPSADGITEMWAVADLAEAAVRANMADAARELIAAVSPDPGVYDSSYLRIRFHRADALLAVDGDAATASFERALAEPGLAEWPLEEARTRLVYGEWLRRHRRVSAGRAELQRALDLFEGQCAGPWAQQARAELRGAGVGARRRADEGLVRLTPQEYQIAQLAAAGLSNRDIADQMFLSHRTVASHLYKVFPKLGVTTRGQLRDALDKAITD, encoded by the coding sequence ATGATCGGCCGAGAGGCCGAGCTATGCCAGATACGGGACATGCTGGACAGCGTCCGCACCAGCGGGTCGGCTCTGCTCGTCCACGGCGACGCCGGGATCGGCAAGAGCACGCTCCTGAGCGCCGCCGCCGCGGCCGCCGCGACCAGGGACCTGCGCGTCCTGCGCTGCACCGGCACCAGGACGGAGTCGCAGTTGGCCTTCGCGGGCCTCCACGAGCTCCTCCACCCGGTCCGGGACCGCATCGACGGCCTGCCGCCCCTTCAGGCGTCGGCGTTGCGCGCCGCGCTCGGCCTCGACGACCACTTCTCCCATGACCCGTTCCTCGTCGGGCTCGGCGCACTGGGCCTGCTGGAGGAGGTGGCGCACGAGCGCCCCCTCCTGCTGGTCGTGGAGGACCTGCAGTGGCTCGACCACTCCAGCGTCGAGGTGCTGCGCTTCGTCGCGCGCCGCCTCGCCCTCAGCCCGATCGTGCTGCTGGCCGCCTGCCGGTCCGGCGGCGCCGAGCCGATCCCTGAGCTCGCCGTCCCGCGCCTGCACCTGACGGGCCTCGCGACCGACGACGCCGGCCGGCTGCTCGACCGGCTCGGGCTGCCGCCCACCGGGCCGCTGCGCGGGCACATCCTCGCGGAGGCCCAGGGCAATCCGCTCGCCCTGGTCGAGCTGCCGAAGGCGCTGCACGACCAGGGGTTGCTCGACATGAGCAGCCTGCGGCCCCGGCTGCCCCTGACCGAACGACTCCAGGAGGTCTTCGCCACCCGCGTGTCCGCCACACCGCCGCGCACCCGCCAGATGCTCCTGCTCGCCGCCGCGAACGACGGTTCGTCGCTCACCGAGCTGCTCACGGCCGCGGCCATCCGCGGGCTCGGCGTGGAGGACCTGGCCCCGGCGGAGCAGGAGGGGCTCGTGCTCTGCGCCGACGACACCATCGCGTTCCGGCATCCGCTGGTGCAGTCCGCCGTCTACACCACCGCCACGCTCGCGGAGCGGATGGGCGCGCATCGCACGCTCGCCGACGTCCTCGCCGACGACGTGACCCGGTCGGTCTGGCACCGCGCCGCCGCCACGGCGGGCCGCGACGAGCAGGTGGCCGCGGCCCTGCAGGCGGTCGCCGAGAGCGCGAGCGCGCGGGGCGGCACCCGCACGGCCGTCCACGCCTTCGAGCGGGCCGCCCGGCTGTCGCCGTCGTCGGAGCGCCGGGCGCGGCGGCTCACCCTGGCCGTCGAGGCGGCGCAGCAGGCGGGGCTGACCTCGGCGATGCACGGCTTCATCGACGAGGCGCGCGCGCTCACCGACGAGCCCGTGCTCACCGCCCGGCTGCTGTTCGCCGAGGCGATCGAGGCGATGATCCGCGGGACGTCCACCGTCGACCTGTCGGAACTGGTGACCGTGGCGCGCCGGGTCGCCGCGAGCGATCCCACCCTGGCCGCCTACCTGGTGGGGTGCGCGGTCGCCGAGTGCTACCAGAGCGCGAGCCCTCCGGCGGCACGGCGTGAGGTCGCCGCCGCCATCGACGCGCTCGGCCACCCGCCCGACCATCCGGTGCGGGTGGTCAACCTGAGCATGCTCATGCCCCGGGAACACCTGCACATGGCGCCGGCCATCGCCGCCTTGGTCGAGCAGGCCCCGCCGGACGTGCTGCTGCTGATGGGGCTGGCCAACGCCGCCGAGGCCCTGCAGATGCTCCCGACGGCGGAGGCCGCGTGGCGCGAGGTCGTCGCGGTGTCCCGGCGCGCCGGAGCGACCGGCCAGCTCACGATCGCACTGAACCGCGTGGCGCGGGGGCACGTCGTCGCCGGGCGGCTCCGGGCGGCGAAGGTCGTCCTGGAGGAGGCGTCGCGGCTGGCCCTGGAGTCGGACGTGGCGTTCCAGGGCGGCATCAGCGCCGTGCTTCATGCGGAGGTCTGGGCGATGCGCGGCGATGTGGAGCGCGCCGCCGCCTCGCTCGACCGCGCGAAGCAGCTGCTCGGCATCACCGTGCCCGCCTTCATCCGCGCCGAGATCCGCCGCGCCGAAGGCTTCGCCGCGCTCGCCGGCGGACGCCACCGGGAGGCGTTCGACGCCTTCGCCGAGCTCGCCACGCCCGGGTCGCCGTCCGCGGACGGGATCACCGAGATGTGGGCGGTCGCCGACCTGGCCGAGGCCGCGGTGCGCGCGAACATGGCCGACGCGGCCCGGGAGCTGATCGCCGCCGTCTCCCCCGACCCCGGCGTGTACGACTCCTCTTACCTCCGCATCAGGTTCCACCGGGCCGACGCCCTGCTGGCCGTGGACGGCGACGCGGCGACCGCGTCCTTCGAGCGGGCCCTGGCCGAGCCGGGCCTGGCCGAGTGGCCGCTGGAGGAGGCCAGAACCCGGCTGGTCTACGGGGAGTGGCTGCGCCGGCACCGCCGCGTCAGCGCGGGGCGCGCCGAGCTGCAGCGCGCTCTGGATCTGTTCGAGGGCCAGTGCGCCGGGCCGTGGGCGCAGCAGGCGCGTGCGGAGCTGCGGGGCGCGGGAGTGGGAGCGCGGCGCAGGGCGGACGAGGGCCTGGTGCGGCTGACCCCGCAGGAGTACCAGATCGCGCAGCTCGCCGCGGCGGGGCTGTCCAACCGGGACATCGCCGACCAGATGTTCCTGTCCCACCGCACGGTGGCCTCCCACCTCTACAAGGTCTTCCCGAAGCTCGGCGTGACCACCCGCGGCCAGTTACGCGACGCGCTCGACAAGGCGATCACCGACTGA
- a CDS encoding helix-turn-helix domain-containing protein, whose translation MIDPSRVRTPEELSQQLRALFRRGKWSHQRLAEAAGLSPATVHGIVSGATTMPRTGTLVAFVTACGEDKEQWLMARRRVAAGASAAYSTREELKSEVERLRARAERAEAALEVLRRNDRRPIRHMLTGLRASPAPSECSHA comes from the coding sequence ATGATCGATCCCAGCCGCGTCCGGACCCCGGAGGAGCTGTCCCAGCAGTTGCGCGCGTTGTTCCGGCGGGGGAAGTGGAGTCACCAGCGCCTGGCCGAGGCCGCCGGCCTCAGCCCCGCCACCGTGCACGGCATCGTCAGCGGCGCCACCACGATGCCCCGCACCGGCACGCTGGTCGCGTTCGTGACCGCGTGCGGCGAGGACAAGGAGCAGTGGCTGATGGCGCGCCGCCGCGTGGCCGCCGGCGCGTCGGCGGCGTACTCGACCAGGGAGGAGCTCAAGAGCGAGGTGGAGCGGTTGCGGGCCCGGGCGGAGCGCGCCGAGGCCGCGCTGGAGGTCCTGCGGAGGAACGACCGGAGGCCGATCCGCCACATGCTCACCGGCCTCCGCGCCTCGCCCGCGCCGTCCGAGTGCTCGCACGCCTGA
- a CDS encoding response regulator: MRVTLADDSVLLREGMTRLLADAGHEVVAAVGDGRALLDAVGAQPPDVAVIDVRMPPAYTDEGLRAALEIRGRHPGVGVLVLSQYVEKTYAARLLADDAGGVGYLLKDRVSEVAGFLEALERIRAGGTAVDPEVVRRLLAHTTRTDPLGRLSPRETEVLRHLAQGYVNTAIAERLHVSLSTVEKHVASLLDKLELPRDPVYSRRVLAVLRYLGD; encoded by the coding sequence GTGCGGGTGACGCTGGCCGACGACTCGGTGCTGCTGCGCGAGGGGATGACGCGGCTGCTGGCCGACGCCGGGCACGAGGTCGTGGCCGCCGTCGGCGACGGGCGGGCGCTGCTGGACGCGGTCGGCGCGCAGCCGCCCGACGTGGCGGTGATCGACGTGCGCATGCCGCCGGCCTACACAGACGAGGGGCTGCGCGCGGCGCTGGAGATCCGCGGGCGCCACCCCGGCGTCGGGGTGCTCGTGCTGTCGCAGTACGTGGAGAAGACGTACGCGGCCAGGCTGCTCGCGGACGACGCCGGGGGCGTGGGGTACCTGCTCAAGGACCGCGTCTCAGAGGTCGCCGGCTTCCTGGAGGCACTGGAGCGCATCCGCGCGGGCGGCACCGCCGTCGATCCGGAGGTGGTGCGCCGGCTTCTCGCCCACACCACCCGCACCGACCCGCTGGGCAGGCTGAGCCCGCGCGAGACGGAGGTGCTGCGCCACCTCGCCCAGGGCTACGTCAACACGGCGATCGCCGAGCGCCTGCACGTGTCGCTGAGCACCGTCGAGAAGCACGTCGCCTCGCTGCTGGACAAGCTGGAGCTGCCGCGCGACCCCGTCTACAGCCGCAGGGTGCTGGCCGTCCTGCGCTACCTCGGCGACTGA
- a CDS encoding sensor histidine kinase: MSGRRGARILVGVLAGAVLGVAELLFLCVAWPARLIPVARAALDHGGERLLAWERARLATWLGYRTDAGGGYGFLAVRAIVGPVAGYGVIAGVILGVLLLSGGVRDLLTGGSEPVPVDFPGVKLVSNVGVVGLVTGTFVLALTAAGVFAAGAADRLLAGRFLGPDGRERMRRRIAELTATRSDIVRAVDDERRRIERDLHDGVQQRGLALAMLLGRARHDADPARSAGLVAQAYDESRRLLDELRSVAWRVYPTALDELGLRDALAGVAERAGVPVTVRYEIAGRPVSEIETALYFVAREAITNAIKHAGARDILVVVREDERTVRVAVTDDGAGGADPAGGGLSGLARRVRALDGVFTVDSPPGGPTRIAATLPKEAPCG, from the coding sequence GTGTCCGGTCGGCGTGGTGCGCGCATCCTGGTGGGAGTGCTGGCGGGCGCGGTTCTGGGCGTCGCCGAGCTGCTGTTCCTCTGCGTGGCCTGGCCCGCGCGCCTGATCCCGGTGGCGCGGGCCGCCCTCGACCACGGCGGGGAGCGGCTGCTGGCGTGGGAACGCGCCCGGCTCGCCACCTGGCTGGGGTATCGGACGGACGCGGGCGGCGGGTACGGCTTCCTGGCCGTGCGCGCGATCGTGGGACCCGTGGCGGGCTACGGCGTGATCGCCGGGGTGATCCTGGGCGTGCTGCTCCTGTCCGGCGGGGTGCGCGACCTGCTCACCGGCGGAAGCGAACCCGTGCCGGTCGACTTCCCCGGCGTGAAGCTGGTCAGCAACGTCGGCGTCGTGGGGCTGGTGACCGGGACGTTCGTGCTCGCGCTCACCGCGGCCGGGGTGTTCGCCGCGGGCGCCGCCGACCGCCTGCTCGCCGGCCGGTTCCTCGGGCCGGACGGCAGGGAGCGGATGCGCCGGCGCATCGCCGAGCTGACCGCGACCCGCTCGGACATCGTCCGCGCCGTGGACGACGAGCGGCGGAGGATCGAGCGCGACCTGCACGACGGCGTCCAGCAGCGCGGGCTGGCGCTGGCCATGCTGCTCGGCCGGGCCCGGCACGACGCCGACCCGGCCAGGTCCGCCGGGCTGGTCGCCCAGGCGTACGACGAGTCGCGCCGGCTCCTGGACGAGCTGCGCAGCGTGGCCTGGCGCGTCTACCCGACGGCGCTGGACGAGCTGGGGCTGCGCGACGCGCTCGCGGGCGTCGCCGAGCGGGCCGGCGTACCGGTGACCGTGCGCTACGAGATCGCCGGGCGGCCCGTCTCGGAGATCGAGACCGCCCTGTACTTCGTCGCGCGCGAGGCGATCACCAACGCGATCAAGCACGCGGGCGCGCGTGACATCCTGGTCGTGGTGCGGGAGGACGAGCGGACGGTGCGCGTGGCCGTCACCGACGACGGCGCGGGCGGCGCCGACCCCGCGGGGGGAGGGCTGTCCGGGCTCGCCAGGCGCGTGCGGGCGCTGGACGGTGTGTTCACCGTGGACAGCCCGCCGGGCGGGCCCACCAGGATCGCGGCCACGCTGCCCAAGGAGGCCCCGTGCGGGTGA
- a CDS encoding serine hydrolase domain-containing protein → MLRTVVTAICLALLPPAPAPPAAAPLPASVDAYVERYRAATGLPGVAVAITKGTTVVHAAGYGRTAAGEPVTPDTPMAMASVSKSFTALAVMRLAERGRVALDQPVRRYLPEFTMADPRAARITVRQLLDQTSGMADSAFREKSLPQPRTLQGAVARLRTARLATDPGTAFSYHNTNYQVAARLVEVVGGRPFADHLRENVFLPLGMRHSRTIDTDRDLPPSARGHLYVLGRAVALPEPAGFGNGSGGVLSTAADMARWLIAQQAGPLSPRGVEEMRTPSRSNPEYALGWMIGRTPRGARVLEHGGDLFTSTAHQLVMPDSGYGVAVMANTGMAYADAHTLMDGLVALIEGDAPPVPTTLPSLLTDVFFVLLTLVTVVLAARGAARARRWATRRTGWRRWCLLPYLAPLVVCATVVPVHRVLARGRDAAWLQLAYLYPTFMVWLVTAAAACLVLVLARLWCAARPRRG, encoded by the coding sequence GTGCTCAGAACCGTTGTCACCGCGATCTGCCTGGCCCTCCTCCCGCCCGCCCCCGCGCCGCCGGCCGCCGCGCCGCTGCCCGCGTCGGTCGACGCCTACGTCGAGCGGTACCGGGCGGCCACCGGGCTGCCGGGTGTCGCGGTGGCGATCACGAAGGGGACCACGGTGGTCCACGCCGCCGGGTACGGCCGCACCGCCGCCGGCGAGCCGGTCACCCCCGACACCCCTATGGCGATGGCCTCGGTCAGCAAGTCGTTCACCGCGCTGGCCGTCATGCGACTGGCCGAGCGGGGCCGTGTCGCTCTCGACCAGCCGGTGCGCCGCTACCTGCCCGAGTTCACGATGGCCGACCCGCGGGCCGCGAGGATCACCGTACGGCAGCTCCTCGACCAGACCTCCGGCATGGCCGACTCGGCCTTCCGCGAGAAGAGCCTGCCGCAGCCGCGAACCCTCCAGGGCGCGGTGGCACGGCTCAGGACGGCGCGGCTCGCCACCGATCCCGGGACGGCGTTCAGCTACCACAACACCAACTACCAGGTCGCCGCGCGGCTCGTCGAAGTGGTAGGCGGCCGGCCGTTCGCCGACCACCTCCGGGAGAACGTGTTCCTGCCGCTCGGCATGCGCCACAGCAGGACGATCGACACCGACCGCGACCTGCCGCCGAGCGCGCGCGGCCACCTGTACGTCCTCGGCCGGGCCGTCGCGCTGCCGGAGCCCGCCGGGTTCGGCAACGGCTCCGGAGGGGTGCTCAGCACCGCGGCGGACATGGCCAGGTGGCTGATCGCGCAGCAGGCGGGCCCGCTGTCCCCGCGAGGCGTCGAAGAGATGCGCACTCCGTCCCGGAGCAACCCGGAGTACGCCCTCGGCTGGATGATCGGCCGGACCCCGCGCGGCGCCCGCGTGCTGGAGCACGGCGGTGACCTGTTCACCTCCACCGCGCACCAGCTTGTGATGCCCGACTCGGGGTACGGCGTCGCCGTCATGGCCAACACCGGTATGGCCTACGCCGACGCGCACACCCTCATGGACGGCCTGGTCGCCCTGATCGAGGGCGACGCCCCGCCGGTCCCCACGACGCTGCCGTCCCTGCTCACTGACGTCTTCTTCGTCCTGCTGACCCTGGTGACGGTCGTGCTCGCGGCGCGGGGCGCGGCGCGCGCCCGGCGGTGGGCCACGCGCCGCACCGGATGGCGACGCTGGTGTCTGCTGCCGTACCTGGCGCCGCTCGTGGTGTGCGCCACGGTCGTCCCGGTGCACCGCGTGCTCGCCCGGGGGCGCGACGCCGCGTGGCTCCAGCTCGCCTACCTCTACCCGACGTTCATGGTGTGGCTGGTGACGGCGGCGGCCGCGTGCCTGGTCCTGGTGCTCGCCCGCCTCTGGTGCGCGGCCCGGCCACGACGCGGCTGA
- a CDS encoding TetR/AcrR family transcriptional regulator, which yields MSSTPGLRERKKEETRQAVHQAALRLAIEHGLDNVTVEAIADAANISRRTFSNYFDGKEDALLYGDEQRLGTLVRRVREQPAGRTAWRALREALAGLYDEFETSDRELHLRARLAMRHPSLLARQLASRVRLEQDLSRAVAEREQPGDAAPELVTAAFLAALRIAVQWWCAEDETRTLRELTDRSLDQMALPFT from the coding sequence ATGAGCAGCACACCAGGGTTGCGCGAGCGCAAGAAGGAAGAGACCCGCCAGGCGGTCCACCAGGCCGCGCTGCGGCTCGCCATCGAGCACGGCCTGGACAACGTCACCGTCGAGGCCATCGCCGACGCCGCCAACATCTCCCGGCGCACCTTCTCCAACTACTTCGACGGCAAGGAGGACGCCCTCCTGTACGGCGACGAGCAGCGCCTCGGCACCCTGGTGCGGCGCGTCCGCGAGCAGCCCGCCGGCCGGACCGCCTGGCGGGCGCTGCGCGAGGCGCTGGCCGGCCTCTACGACGAGTTCGAGACCTCCGACCGCGAGCTGCACCTGCGCGCCCGGCTCGCGATGCGCCACCCGTCGCTGCTGGCCCGCCAGCTCGCGAGCAGGGTGCGGCTGGAACAGGACCTGAGCCGGGCCGTGGCCGAACGCGAGCAGCCAGGCGACGCCGCCCCCGAGCTGGTCACCGCCGCGTTCCTCGCCGCGCTGCGCATCGCCGTGCAGTGGTGGTGCGCCGAGGACGAGACCCGGACCCTGCGCGAGCTCACCGACAGGTCCCTCGACCAGATGGCCCTGCCGTTCACCTGA
- a CDS encoding MDR family MFS transporter yields the protein MTHREVLESLSGLLLVLFVAMISGTIVSVALPQIIGALNGSQSQYTWVVTASLLASTASTPIWGKLADLFNKKLLLQISIVIFMIGSLACGFAQNTGQVIAFRALQGLGMGALQILAQVIIAAMISPKERGRYNGYLGAVIAVATVGGPLLGGLIADVSWLGWRWCFFIAVPFTIAAFVLLAKTLHLPTVRRPDVSIDYWGATLIAVGVSVLLIWVTFVGDSFAWASWQTAAMAGGGVLLLAAATWVESRVREPIVPLHVIRRRTPALAIVASLSVGMAMFGGAVFLGQYFQIGRGYGPTSAGLLTIPMMLGVLVSSTISGRMVSASGRTKPYILTGLVVLLAGFAGLATIDHATPMVLVSAYMLAVGVGVGMSMQNLVLVIQNTVPLSEIGAASGAVTFFRSLGGTVGVSVLGAVLANRVATGIAEGLAKAGIPVHGTGAAAGGLNLAAMPEPVKAIVRAAYGDATGHIFLVSAAITAVGLVAAAFLKPARLRDSLDLPASPAEDQTPAAV from the coding sequence ATGACCCACCGGGAAGTCCTCGAATCCCTCAGCGGCCTGCTGCTCGTCCTGTTCGTCGCGATGATCAGCGGCACCATCGTCTCGGTGGCGCTCCCGCAGATCATCGGCGCGCTGAACGGCAGCCAGTCGCAGTACACCTGGGTGGTCACCGCGTCCCTGCTGGCCTCGACCGCCTCCACGCCCATCTGGGGCAAGCTCGCCGACCTGTTCAACAAGAAGCTGCTGCTGCAGATCTCCATCGTCATCTTCATGATCGGCTCGCTGGCCTGCGGGTTCGCCCAGAACACCGGGCAGGTCATCGCCTTCCGCGCCCTGCAGGGCCTCGGCATGGGAGCCCTGCAGATCCTCGCGCAGGTGATCATCGCCGCGATGATCTCGCCCAAGGAGCGCGGACGCTACAACGGCTACCTCGGCGCGGTCATCGCCGTGGCCACGGTCGGCGGCCCGCTGCTCGGCGGCCTCATCGCGGACGTCTCCTGGCTCGGCTGGCGCTGGTGCTTCTTCATCGCCGTGCCCTTCACCATCGCCGCCTTCGTGCTGCTCGCCAAGACCCTGCACCTGCCCACCGTGCGCCGCCCGGACGTGAGCATCGACTACTGGGGGGCCACCCTCATCGCCGTCGGCGTCAGCGTCCTGCTCATCTGGGTCACCTTCGTCGGCGACTCCTTTGCCTGGGCCTCCTGGCAGACCGCCGCGATGGCCGGCGGCGGCGTGCTGCTGCTCGCCGCGGCCACCTGGGTGGAGTCCCGGGTCAGGGAGCCCATCGTCCCGCTGCACGTCATCCGCCGCCGCACGCCCGCCCTCGCCATCGTGGCCAGCCTCTCGGTCGGCATGGCCATGTTCGGCGGCGCGGTCTTCCTCGGCCAGTACTTCCAGATTGGCCGCGGCTACGGCCCCACCTCCGCCGGCCTGCTGACCATCCCCATGATGCTCGGCGTGCTCGTCTCCTCCACCATCAGCGGCCGGATGGTGTCGGCCAGCGGCCGCACCAAGCCCTACATCCTCACCGGCCTCGTCGTGCTGCTCGCCGGCTTCGCGGGCCTCGCCACCATCGACCACGCCACCCCGATGGTCCTCGTCTCCGCCTACATGCTCGCCGTCGGCGTGGGCGTCGGCATGTCCATGCAGAACCTCGTGCTCGTCATCCAGAACACCGTCCCGCTGAGCGAGATCGGCGCCGCCAGCGGCGCGGTCACCTTCTTCCGCTCCCTGGGCGGCACCGTCGGCGTCTCGGTGCTGGGCGCCGTCCTGGCCAACCGGGTCGCGACCGGCATCGCCGAGGGCCTGGCCAAGGCCGGGATCCCCGTCCATGGCACGGGCGCGGCGGCCGGCGGCCTCAACCTCGCCGCCATGCCCGAGCCCGTCAAGGCGATCGTCCGCGCCGCCTACGGCGACGCTACCGGCCACATCTTCCTGGTCTCCGCCGCCATCACCGCCGTCGGCCTCGTCGCCGCCGCCTTCCTCAAGCCCGCCCGCCTGCGCGACAGCCTCGACCTGCCCGCCTCGCCCGCCGAGGACCAGACCCCCGCCGCCGTCTGA
- a CDS encoding Ohr family peroxiredoxin → MTDLPPAQAPRVPPEDGPANPASPTEHDHGTATSPSFYVARVAVSGGGSAHGRATGRARSADGVLDLELRVPAELGGDATGPDPEQLFAAAYAACFHGALSLLARRHRLDPGPITVEAAVALGRDPADGGYRLRADLVVTWPGVGHDAAAPLLAQAATLCPYAKMTRHGIPATITLAPEP, encoded by the coding sequence ATGACCGACCTGCCCCCCGCACAGGCTCCTCGCGTTCCCCCGGAAGACGGACCGGCGAACCCGGCATCGCCCACAGAGCACGATCACGGCACCGCGACGTCCCCGTCGTTCTACGTCGCGCGCGTCGCCGTGAGCGGCGGCGGGTCCGCCCACGGCCGGGCCACCGGGCGGGCCCGCTCCGCTGACGGCGTCCTCGACCTGGAGCTGCGAGTACCCGCGGAGCTCGGCGGTGACGCCACCGGTCCGGACCCCGAACAGCTCTTCGCCGCCGCGTACGCCGCCTGCTTCCACGGCGCCCTGAGCCTGCTGGCCCGCCGGCACCGCCTCGACCCGGGGCCGATCACGGTGGAGGCGGCCGTCGCCCTCGGCCGCGACCCCGCCGACGGCGGCTACCGGCTGCGCGCCGACCTCGTCGTGACCTGGCCCGGGGTCGGGCACGACGCGGCCGCCCCGCTGCTCGCCCAGGCGGCCACGCTGTGCCCCTACGCCAAGATGACGCGCCACGGCATCCCCGCCACCATCACCCTCGCCCCGGAACCGTGA